One window of Bacillus alkalicellulosilyticus genomic DNA carries:
- the metG gene encoding methionine--tRNA ligase: MSNEKKTFYITTPIYYPSDKLHIGHAYTTVAGDAMARYKRLRGYDVMYLTGTDEHGQKIERKAEEKGVTPQAFVDEIVSGIQSLWKKLDISYDDFIRTTEDRHKKVVEAIFAKLVETGDIYLDEYEGWYSVPDETFYAERQLTDPIKDELGNIIGGKSPDSGHPVEKVREQSYFFKMSKYANRLLEFYEQNPQFIQPESRKNEMINNFIKPGLENLAVSRTSFEWGVKVPGNPKHVIYVWIDALSNYITALGYGSKNEEKYKKYWPADVHLVGKEIVRFHTIYWPIMLMALDLPLPKKVFGHGWLLMKDGKMSKSKGNVVDPVPLIDRYGLDALRYYLLREVPFGSDGVFTPEGFVERINFDLANDLGNLLNRTIAMINKYFDGELPKYSKGVTPFDESLEELVGATVKKVENAMEEMQFSVALSAIWQLVSRTNKYIDETQPWVLAKDESNKQQLESVMYHLAESLRFISVMIQPFMTEAPKKIWEQLGLPSEGTTWESLSAFGQIEERTKVQKGEPIFPRLEAEVEIAYIVDKMGATPPKQEENKAEKEEIPEVTIDDFMNIDLRVAEIIHAEPVKKADKLLKIQLDLGFEKRQVVSGIAKYYRPEELVGKKVICVTNLKPIKLRGELSQGMILAGSAGDQLTLATVEQNLPNGSKVK; the protein is encoded by the coding sequence ATGTCGAATGAAAAGAAAACATTTTATATTACTACACCAATTTATTACCCAAGTGACAAACTACATATAGGTCATGCGTACACAACTGTGGCTGGGGATGCGATGGCTCGTTATAAACGGCTAAGAGGTTATGATGTTATGTACTTAACAGGTACAGATGAGCATGGACAAAAGATAGAAAGAAAAGCAGAGGAAAAAGGCGTTACACCTCAAGCGTTTGTCGATGAAATTGTAAGTGGAATTCAAAGTTTATGGAAAAAGTTAGACATTTCGTACGATGATTTTATTCGTACGACAGAAGACAGACATAAAAAAGTAGTAGAAGCGATTTTTGCCAAATTAGTTGAAACAGGTGACATTTACTTAGATGAATACGAAGGCTGGTATTCCGTACCGGATGAAACTTTCTATGCAGAAAGGCAACTAACAGATCCAATTAAAGATGAACTAGGAAACATCATTGGTGGAAAAAGTCCTGATAGTGGTCACCCTGTTGAAAAGGTAAGAGAACAGTCTTATTTCTTTAAAATGTCGAAGTACGCTAATAGACTTCTTGAATTTTATGAACAGAACCCACAGTTTATCCAGCCAGAATCGCGAAAAAATGAAATGATTAATAACTTCATAAAACCCGGGTTAGAAAACCTCGCCGTTTCGCGGACATCATTTGAGTGGGGGGTTAAGGTACCAGGTAACCCAAAACATGTGATTTATGTGTGGATTGATGCCCTTTCCAATTACATTACAGCACTAGGGTATGGAAGTAAAAATGAAGAAAAATACAAAAAATATTGGCCTGCCGATGTACATCTTGTTGGCAAAGAAATTGTACGCTTTCATACGATTTATTGGCCGATCATGTTAATGGCCCTTGATTTACCTTTACCTAAAAAAGTATTTGGTCATGGATGGCTATTAATGAAGGATGGAAAAATGTCAAAATCAAAAGGGAATGTGGTTGACCCTGTTCCTTTAATTGACCGTTATGGATTAGATGCTCTCCGTTATTACTTATTGCGTGAAGTACCGTTTGGTTCAGATGGAGTATTTACTCCAGAAGGGTTTGTCGAAAGAATTAATTTCGATTTAGCCAATGACCTTGGGAACCTTCTAAACCGAACAATCGCGATGATCAATAAATACTTTGATGGCGAGCTACCGAAATATAGTAAAGGCGTTACACCATTTGACGAAAGTCTTGAGGAGTTAGTTGGAGCCACTGTCAAAAAAGTTGAGAATGCAATGGAAGAGATGCAATTTTCAGTGGCATTAAGTGCGATTTGGCAATTGGTGAGCCGTACAAATAAATACATTGATGAAACCCAACCTTGGGTCTTGGCGAAGGATGAAAGTAATAAACAACAACTAGAGTCGGTTATGTACCATTTAGCTGAATCACTTAGATTTATTTCGGTTATGATTCAACCATTTATGACGGAAGCACCTAAGAAAATTTGGGAACAATTAGGGCTTCCTAGTGAAGGTACAACTTGGGAATCATTGTCAGCCTTTGGTCAGATTGAAGAACGAACAAAGGTACAAAAAGGAGAACCAATTTTCCCACGTCTTGAAGCAGAAGTAGAAATTGCTTATATCGTTGATAAAATGGGAGCAACTCCACCTAAGCAGGAAGAAAACAAGGCTGAAAAAGAAGAAATTCCTGAAGTGACGATTGATGATTTTATGAATATTGACTTACGTGTTGCTGAAATCATTCATGCTGAACCTGTAAAAAAAGCCGATAAGTTGTTGAAAATACAATTGGATTTAGGGTTTGAAAAACGACAAGTCGTCTCAGGAATTGCAAAATATTATCGTCCCGAAGAATTAGTTGGGAAAAAAGTAATTTGTGTTACCAACTTAAAACCGATTAAACTCCGAGGAGAGTTATCACAAGGAATGATTTTAGCTGGATCAGCAGGAGACCAATTAACATTAGCAACTGTTGAGCAAAATCTTCCGAATGGTTCTAAAGTAAAATAG
- a CDS encoding TatD family hydrolase, with product MLFDTHVHLNAHQYKEDVNEVIKRAKNEGISTMVVVGFDEETIKGALSLAEEHEFIYAAVGWHPVDAIDFNETHLTWLEELSNHPKVVALGEMGLDYHWDKSPREVQKEVFRQQIRLARKVQLPIIIHNREASQDIVTILQEEKAEEVGGIMHCFGGSLDIAKQCMAMNFYISFGGPVTFKNAKKPKEVAKEIPLDRLLIETDCPYLAPHPYRGKRNEPAYVKLVAEQIAELRGMTVEEIANITTENGKKLFGIY from the coding sequence GTGCTATTTGACACACACGTGCATCTTAATGCTCACCAATATAAAGAAGACGTAAATGAAGTAATTAAAAGAGCAAAGAATGAAGGCATCTCAACTATGGTTGTCGTTGGCTTTGATGAGGAAACCATTAAAGGAGCTCTTTCATTAGCTGAAGAACATGAGTTTATTTATGCTGCGGTTGGTTGGCATCCTGTTGATGCAATCGATTTTAATGAAACGCATTTAACCTGGCTAGAAGAGCTTTCAAACCATCCGAAGGTAGTTGCCTTGGGAGAAATGGGCTTAGATTACCACTGGGATAAATCGCCAAGAGAAGTTCAAAAAGAAGTATTTCGACAACAGATTCGACTAGCGAGAAAAGTTCAACTGCCAATTATTATTCATAACCGAGAAGCAAGTCAGGACATTGTAACGATATTACAAGAAGAAAAGGCAGAAGAAGTTGGAGGTATTATGCATTGTTTTGGTGGAAGCCTTGATATTGCAAAACAATGCATGGCAATGAACTTCTACATCTCTTTTGGGGGACCAGTTACATTTAAAAATGCAAAAAAACCAAAAGAAGTCGCAAAGGAAATTCCACTAGATCGACTGCTTATTGAAACAGATTGTCCCTATTTAGCCCCACATCCTTATCGAGGTAAACGAAATGAACCTGCATATGTAAAACTTGTCGCTGAGCAAATTGCTGAACTACGTGGAATGACAGTTGAAGAGATTGCAAACATTACAACTGAAAACGGAAAAAAACTATTTGGTATTTATTGA
- a CDS encoding G5 and 3D domain-containing protein, with the protein MEPSRRKNLFSFLKNRKKVWISIASLLVIFVTTLVVYETTKATVTISIDGEEDIIKTHATTVADLIEEEDWEIGEHDKVTPALDTQLSSDIVVTWDKANLVTVARNEVLETVWTTAETVEELVVELNITIGEHDIISPSLDTEITADMSIIYESSFLVQLNSDGEQQEIWTTSTTVADFLESHEIELGELDRVEPAEDELLVTETDIEVIRVEKVTDVVEEAITFGTVTRKDDSLDRGKEQVVESGEEGLVEKYYEVILENGEEVSRELVKTETVKDSKDRIVAVGTRQPTPTVSRSATPSSNTPSNERSGKTITVTATAYTANCAGCSGITATGINLNNNRSQKVIAVDPSVIPLGSRVHVEGYGEAIAGDTGGNIVGNKIDVHVPTKSDAYKWGVRTVKVTILD; encoded by the coding sequence ATGGAACCCAGTAGGCGAAAGAACCTTTTTTCTTTTCTCAAAAATAGAAAGAAGGTCTGGATATCGATTGCTAGTTTGCTTGTTATTTTTGTTACAACTCTAGTAGTATATGAGACTACAAAAGCAACAGTAACCATTAGCATTGATGGAGAAGAAGATATTATTAAAACACATGCAACAACAGTTGCTGATCTCATCGAGGAAGAGGATTGGGAAATAGGCGAGCACGATAAAGTAACACCTGCATTAGATACGCAACTTTCAAGTGATATAGTAGTTACTTGGGATAAAGCAAATTTAGTAACAGTTGCGAGAAATGAAGTGTTAGAAACTGTTTGGACTACAGCTGAAACAGTGGAAGAGCTTGTCGTAGAGTTAAATATTACAATTGGTGAACATGATATAATTAGTCCTAGTCTTGATACAGAAATTACTGCTGACATGAGCATAATCTATGAATCTTCATTTTTGGTGCAACTCAATAGTGATGGGGAACAACAAGAGATTTGGACAACTTCGACTACTGTCGCTGACTTTTTAGAAAGTCATGAGATCGAACTAGGTGAATTAGACCGAGTTGAACCGGCTGAAGATGAGCTTTTGGTAACAGAAACAGATATTGAAGTTATCCGTGTAGAAAAAGTCACCGATGTAGTGGAAGAAGCGATAACGTTTGGAACGGTAACAAGAAAAGATGATTCATTAGACAGAGGGAAAGAGCAAGTCGTTGAATCAGGTGAAGAAGGACTTGTAGAAAAGTACTATGAAGTCATTCTTGAAAACGGAGAAGAAGTTTCAAGGGAACTTGTAAAAACTGAAACTGTAAAGGATAGCAAAGACCGAATTGTAGCTGTGGGGACACGACAACCTACTCCTACCGTTTCAAGAAGTGCTACCCCATCTTCGAACACGCCTTCTAATGAACGTAGCGGGAAGACGATAACTGTAACTGCCACGGCTTACACAGCTAATTGTGCAGGTTGTAGTGGAATAACCGCTACAGGGATTAATTTAAACAATAACCGAAGTCAAAAAGTAATTGCTGTTGACCCGAGTGTAATTCCATTAGGATCAAGAGTACACGTTGAAGGTTATGGAGAAGCAATTGCCGGTGACACCGGTGGTAATATTGTAGGTAATAAAATTGATGTCCATGTACCGACTAAGTCTGATGCTTATAAATGGGGCGTTCGTACGGTCAAAGTGACGATTTTGGACTAA
- the rnmV gene encoding ribonuclease M5, whose amino-acid sequence MKIKEVIVVEGRDDTVAIQRAVEADTIETNGSAIGEEVLKQIALAQERRGVIIFTDPDYPGERIRKIVSEAVKGCKHAFIKKEDALSKKKDDLGVENATPAVIREALTHVMIESETAEIHISRQDLLDAGLVGGSKAKERREKIGIKLKVGYANGKQLYKRLAKFEITKEEFAKALKEVLDEEE is encoded by the coding sequence ATGAAAATAAAAGAAGTTATAGTAGTAGAAGGCCGAGATGACACGGTAGCAATACAAAGAGCTGTTGAGGCCGATACAATTGAAACAAACGGGTCAGCTATCGGTGAAGAAGTTCTAAAGCAAATTGCACTTGCTCAAGAGCGCAGAGGTGTAATTATTTTTACTGATCCGGATTATCCAGGTGAAAGAATACGAAAAATAGTTAGTGAGGCTGTAAAGGGCTGTAAACACGCGTTCATTAAGAAAGAAGATGCCTTGTCGAAAAAAAAAGATGATTTAGGAGTGGAAAATGCTACTCCTGCTGTTATTCGTGAAGCTCTTACACATGTGATGATAGAATCTGAAACTGCTGAAATACATATTTCTAGACAAGACCTACTTGATGCTGGACTAGTAGGGGGTTCAAAAGCAAAAGAAAGACGTGAAAAAATTGGCATTAAATTAAAAGTTGGGTATGCTAATGGAAAACAACTATACAAAAGATTAGCCAAATTTGAAATTACAAAAGAAGAGTTTGCTAAAGCATTAAAAGAAGTATTGGATGAGGAGGAATAA
- the rsmA gene encoding 16S rRNA (adenine(1518)-N(6)/adenine(1519)-N(6))-dimethyltransferase RsmA → MSKDIATPNRTRAIIDKYKFVLKKSLGQNFLIDLNILQNIVNAAELTDQSFVIEVGPGIGALTEQLAKRAKKVVAFEIDNRLIPVLADTLADYENVQVIHNDILKANVHEVIHKEFGPDSDVMVVANLPYYITTPILMKLLEEKLPIQGIVVMIQKEVAERIAAKPGTKEYGSLSIAAQYYAKAETVLTVPKTVFVPQPNVDSAVLRLTIRENPIVEVDDEDFFFQVVRASFAQRRKTILNNLIHNLSLKEQKSALEEVLTVSKIDPKRRGETLSIQEFAELSNKLLRIVNP, encoded by the coding sequence GTGTCTAAAGATATAGCTACACCTAATCGGACAAGAGCGATTATAGATAAATATAAATTTGTCCTCAAGAAAAGTTTGGGGCAAAATTTCCTGATTGATTTAAACATTTTACAAAACATTGTGAATGCAGCTGAGTTAACAGACCAATCTTTTGTTATCGAGGTGGGGCCTGGAATAGGAGCGCTAACGGAACAACTAGCTAAACGGGCAAAAAAAGTAGTTGCTTTTGAAATAGACAATCGCTTAATACCTGTTTTGGCAGATACTCTGGCCGACTATGAAAATGTACAAGTCATTCATAATGACATTTTAAAAGCTAATGTTCACGAAGTCATTCACAAAGAATTTGGTCCAGACTCAGATGTGATGGTTGTCGCTAATCTTCCCTACTACATTACAACTCCTATTCTAATGAAATTATTAGAAGAGAAGTTACCTATCCAAGGAATTGTAGTGATGATTCAAAAAGAAGTAGCGGAGCGTATTGCAGCAAAACCAGGAACTAAAGAATACGGCTCTTTATCAATTGCTGCTCAGTATTATGCAAAAGCTGAAACTGTGTTAACAGTCCCAAAAACCGTATTTGTTCCGCAACCTAATGTGGATTCGGCTGTGCTTCGCTTAACGATCAGAGAAAACCCGATAGTGGAAGTTGATGATGAAGATTTCTTTTTTCAAGTCGTTCGCGCCAGTTTTGCCCAGCGAAGAAAGACGATACTTAACAATTTAATTCACAACCTTTCTCTGAAGGAACAAAAAAGTGCGTTAGAAGAAGTATTAACTGTAAGTAAGATTGATCCAAAACGTCGTGGAGAGACGTTGTCTATACAAGAATTTGCAGAATTGAGTAATAAGCTTTTACGAATCGTGAATCCATAG
- the yabG gene encoding sporulation peptidase YabG: MALMIGDIVGRKSYKCDVLFRVVALSDTKVDLCGEDIRLLADAPIDDLVVISENEREERKKQEIEKEESCYHLFRQDSKLQKQRGEYEATSGYSTDQPYFEIRGRVLHLDGDPNYLRKCTDVYNKLGVPVYGVHISEKEMPQQIESLLQMVRPDILVITGHDAFSKSKGSRKDIKAYRHSKYFAETVRKARQVVPQFDGLAIFAGACQSHFESIIKAGANFASSPERINIHALDPVYLVSKISLTSFMDRVSIWEVLRNTITGEKGIGGIETKGFLRRGMPLQEDDE; the protein is encoded by the coding sequence ATGGCGTTAATGATTGGAGATATTGTTGGTAGAAAGTCATATAAATGTGACGTGCTTTTTCGTGTTGTAGCGTTATCAGATACTAAAGTTGATTTATGCGGAGAAGACATTAGGCTTTTAGCTGATGCACCAATAGATGATCTTGTCGTGATTTCTGAGAATGAAAGAGAAGAACGAAAGAAACAAGAAATAGAAAAAGAAGAAAGTTGTTATCATTTGTTCAGGCAAGATTCCAAACTTCAAAAGCAACGAGGAGAATATGAAGCAACTTCAGGGTATTCCACGGATCAGCCTTACTTTGAGATAAGAGGTCGGGTACTTCACCTTGATGGAGACCCCAATTATTTACGCAAATGTACGGATGTATATAATAAGTTAGGAGTTCCTGTATATGGAGTTCATATTTCTGAAAAGGAAATGCCACAACAAATAGAGTCTTTATTACAAATGGTAAGACCTGATATTCTTGTCATCACTGGACACGATGCATTCTCAAAATCAAAAGGATCAAGAAAAGATATAAAAGCCTATCGACATTCTAAATATTTTGCAGAAACGGTTCGTAAAGCACGACAGGTTGTCCCTCAATTTGATGGCTTAGCAATATTTGCCGGTGCCTGCCAATCACATTTTGAATCGATTATTAAAGCAGGTGCTAATTTTGCAAGTTCACCAGAACGAATTAATATTCATGCGTTAGACCCCGTTTATTTAGTTTCAAAAATTAGTTTAACTTCTTTTATGGACCGAGTAAGTATTTGGGAAGTACTTAGGAATACAATTACCGGTGAAAAAGGGATTGGTGGCATTGAAACAAAAGGATTCTTGCGAAGAGGTATGCCGCTACAGGAAGATGATGAATAG
- the veg gene encoding biofilm formation stimulator Veg: protein MGKTLIEIKRELDANVGKRISIKANGGRRKTVERSGFLEETYPSVFIIKLDEQQNSFERVSYSYADILTETVELTVFDDENPLVSV from the coding sequence ATGGGTAAAACGTTAATTGAAATTAAACGTGAATTAGACGCAAATGTAGGAAAGCGTATTTCCATTAAGGCCAATGGTGGTCGAAGAAAGACAGTCGAGCGCTCAGGTTTCCTAGAAGAAACGTATCCATCGGTGTTTATCATTAAATTGGACGAGCAACAAAACTCTTTCGAACGTGTTTCATACAGCTATGCAGACATCTTAACAGAAACTGTAGAGTTAACGGTATTTGATGATGAAAATCCGTTAGTTAGTGTATAA
- a CDS encoding small, acid-soluble spore protein, alpha/beta type has protein sequence MSRRRGIMSERFKEELAKELGFYDTVQKEGWGGIRARDAGNMVKRAIEIAERQLVQQQK, from the coding sequence TTGAGCAGAAGACGAGGAATAATGTCAGAACGCTTTAAAGAAGAGTTGGCAAAAGAGCTGGGATTTTATGATACAGTTCAAAAAGAAGGCTGGGGCGGAATTCGTGCTCGTGATGCAGGTAACATGGTTAAAAGAGCTATCGAAATAGCCGAAAGACAACTAGTTCAACAACAAAAATAA
- the ispE gene encoding 4-(cytidine 5'-diphospho)-2-C-methyl-D-erythritol kinase, with amino-acid sequence MKISVKAPAKINLTLDVLHKRNDGFHEVKMIMTTVDLSDRIDLVELDIDKIMVEVSEGFVPSDERNLAYQAALKLKQRYNITKGVYIYITKNIPVAAGLAGGSSDAAATLRGLNQLWNLGLSIEELASVGREIGSDVAFCVYGGTALATGRGEIIEPIASPPPGWVILAKPPIGVSTADIYRRLQVDKVSHCDETEMIRAIETKNFQGICNNLHNVLEDVTFSLYPEVQNIKDQMKKFGADGVLMSGSGPTVFGLVSKESRLNRVYNGLRGFCHDVYAVRLINQPHS; translated from the coding sequence GTGAAAATCTCAGTTAAAGCCCCGGCTAAAATCAATTTAACTTTGGATGTTCTTCATAAACGTAATGATGGATTTCATGAGGTTAAAATGATTATGACAACGGTTGATTTATCAGATCGAATTGATTTGGTGGAGCTCGATATTGATAAGATTATGGTTGAAGTATCAGAAGGTTTTGTTCCAAGTGATGAGCGTAACTTGGCATACCAGGCAGCGTTAAAGCTAAAGCAACGATATAACATTACCAAAGGTGTTTACATTTATATCACTAAGAACATCCCTGTCGCGGCTGGGCTAGCTGGTGGTAGTAGTGATGCAGCTGCGACTTTACGTGGATTAAATCAACTATGGAATTTAGGTCTTTCAATTGAAGAGCTTGCGAGTGTAGGAAGGGAAATTGGTTCAGATGTAGCTTTCTGTGTCTATGGAGGAACGGCTTTAGCTACTGGTAGAGGAGAAATCATAGAACCTATTGCGTCCCCGCCGCCCGGTTGGGTCATTTTGGCGAAGCCGCCAATTGGAGTTTCTACAGCGGATATATATCGTCGTCTTCAAGTAGATAAGGTTAGCCATTGCGATGAAACAGAAATGATCCGAGCTATTGAAACAAAAAATTTTCAGGGAATATGCAATAATCTACATAATGTATTAGAGGATGTAACCTTTTCTCTATATCCTGAAGTCCAAAATATTAAGGATCAAATGAAAAAGTTTGGTGCAGATGGTGTCTTAATGAGTGGAAGTGGACCAACAGTTTTTGGTTTAGTAAGCAAAGAATCAAGATTAAATCGAGTTTACAATGGCTTAAGAGGATTTTGTCATGATGTTTACGCTGTTCGTTTAATTAATCAGCCTCACTCTTGA
- the purR gene encoding pur operon repressor codes for MKKLKRSGRLVDMTNFMLQNPHKLISLTHFSERYQSAKSSISEDLAIIKEIFEGQSIGSLLTIPGASGGVKYIPMVNKKEAEKIISSLCTTLAVSDRILPGGYLYMMDILGSPKLMNEVGRLFAGFFANHKIDAIMTVATKGIPIAYAVGHYLDVPVSIVRRDHRVTEGSMVSINYVSGSSKRIQTMSLARRSLEAGANVLIIDDFMKAGGTVRGMMDLLEEFQANVIGIGVLVESEEAEERLVDDYISIARLDKVDVKGKEISVEPGNFIRLLKTELKEDVYESSTNE; via the coding sequence ATGAAAAAATTAAAGCGAAGCGGTCGGTTAGTTGATATGACTAACTTTATGTTGCAAAATCCTCATAAACTCATTTCTTTAACTCATTTTTCTGAAAGATATCAATCGGCTAAATCGTCTATAAGTGAAGATTTAGCAATTATTAAGGAAATTTTTGAAGGTCAAAGCATTGGATCGTTGTTAACTATCCCTGGTGCAAGTGGTGGGGTAAAATATATTCCGATGGTTAATAAAAAAGAGGCTGAGAAAATTATCTCTTCATTATGTACAACCCTGGCTGTATCTGATCGGATTCTTCCTGGCGGATACTTGTATATGATGGACATTTTAGGTAGTCCTAAATTAATGAACGAAGTAGGCCGATTGTTTGCTGGTTTTTTTGCTAATCATAAAATTGATGCCATAATGACAGTAGCAACAAAAGGCATTCCGATTGCCTATGCTGTAGGTCATTATTTAGATGTACCCGTTAGTATTGTTCGTCGGGATCATCGAGTAACGGAAGGGTCGATGGTAAGCATTAATTATGTATCTGGTTCATCAAAGCGGATACAAACGATGTCATTAGCTAGAAGAAGCTTAGAGGCCGGTGCAAATGTTTTAATCATTGATGATTTTATGAAGGCGGGCGGAACGGTAAGAGGGATGATGGATTTACTAGAGGAGTTCCAAGCTAATGTAATTGGAATAGGGGTTCTCGTAGAATCAGAGGAAGCCGAAGAACGGTTAGTAGATGATTATATTTCCATCGCTCGATTGGATAAGGTTGATGTAAAAGGTAAAGAAATATCAGTAGAACCTGGTAATTTCATTAGGTTATTGAAAACAGAACTTAAGGAGGATGTATATGAAAGTAGTACAAACGAATAA
- a CDS encoding RidA family protein: MKVVQTNNAPAAIGPYSQGIVVNNMFYSSGQIPLNAAGDLVEGDIKVQAHQVFKNLQAVLQEAGATLETVVKATVFIKDMNDFPLLNEVYGEYFSLHKPARSCVEVARLPKDVLVEIEVIALVK, from the coding sequence ATGAAAGTAGTACAAACGAATAATGCGCCAGCTGCAATTGGACCGTATTCACAAGGAATTGTTGTGAACAACATGTTTTATTCTTCGGGACAAATCCCTTTAAATGCCGCAGGGGACTTAGTAGAAGGTGATATTAAAGTACAGGCGCATCAAGTGTTTAAAAACCTTCAAGCTGTCTTACAAGAGGCAGGAGCTACGTTAGAAACAGTAGTTAAAGCAACTGTATTTATTAAGGATATGAATGATTTCCCACTGCTGAATGAAGTATATGGCGAATATTTTTCTTTACATAAGCCTGCTCGTTCTTGTGTAGAAGTTGCTAGACTACCAAAAGATGTTTTAGTTGAAATTGAAGTTATTGCGCTTGTGAAATAA
- the spoVG gene encoding septation regulator SpoVG, producing the protein MEVTDVRLRRVNTEGRMRAIASITIDNEFVVHDIRVIDGNNGLFVAMPSKRTPDGEFRDIAHPISSSTREKIQSAVLAEYERAGDIEKVEYEEAGAS; encoded by the coding sequence ATGGAAGTGACAGATGTGAGACTACGCCGTGTAAACACGGAAGGAAGAATGCGTGCTATTGCCTCAATTACAATTGACAACGAATTTGTTGTTCATGATATTCGTGTAATTGACGGGAACAATGGTCTATTCGTTGCTATGCCTAGCAAGCGTACTCCAGATGGAGAATTTAGAGATATTGCTCATCCAATCTCTTCTTCAACTAGAGAAAAGATTCAATCGGCTGTTCTAGCTGAATACGAGCGTGCTGGGGATATTGAAAAAGTCGAATATGAAGAAGCGGGTGCTTCTTAA